In Flexistipes sp., one DNA window encodes the following:
- a CDS encoding TRAP transporter substrate-binding protein, whose protein sequence is MKVLRNLFVIIFLFAVFIPFGNAEEKRVRWKLAMTWGPTLHPFVDTVENMADMVETMSGGNFVIRIDASNIHKSPFGVFDMVKLDQYEMGHTASYYWKGKDMSFLPLTTMPFGMTTPEQYAWFYYGDGMELMQKAYEKNGMLSFPGGNTGNQMGGWFRKEINSLDDLKGLKMRIPGFAGQVLAKLGVTVTNIPPGELYTSLERGTIDALEWVGPGMDINMGFHKIAPYYYTGWHEPATELQFLVNKKAYDKLPEKYKEILKVAMKTAAYDMYIQNYHMSANAWSTMKEKYPNIKVKTFPDEVLNAMKASYNELLSKYKKENALFKEIMESKEAYLKKARDWTYISDYLYLKSMSDTE, encoded by the coding sequence ATGAAAGTATTAAGAAATCTGTTCGTTATTATCTTTTTGTTTGCCGTGTTTATCCCCTTTGGCAATGCTGAGGAAAAAAGGGTAAGGTGGAAACTTGCAATGACATGGGGTCCGACGCTTCATCCGTTTGTTGATACTGTGGAAAATATGGCCGATATGGTCGAAACAATGAGCGGCGGCAATTTTGTCATACGAATCGATGCTTCAAACATCCATAAGTCACCGTTTGGAGTATTCGATATGGTAAAACTCGACCAGTATGAAATGGGGCACACCGCTTCATACTACTGGAAAGGAAAAGATATGTCATTCCTTCCTTTGACAACAATGCCTTTTGGGATGACAACTCCTGAGCAGTATGCCTGGTTTTATTATGGCGATGGTATGGAACTTATGCAAAAAGCTTATGAAAAAAACGGTATGCTCTCTTTTCCCGGCGGTAATACCGGAAATCAGATGGGGGGTTGGTTCCGCAAAGAAATCAATTCTCTGGATGATTTAAAGGGGCTAAAAATGCGTATTCCGGGGTTTGCCGGTCAGGTTTTGGCAAAGCTGGGCGTTACTGTTACCAATATTCCTCCCGGTGAGCTTTATACTTCTCTGGAGAGGGGAACTATTGATGCTCTTGAATGGGTTGGCCCCGGTATGGATATAAATATGGGATTTCATAAAATTGCACCATATTATTATACGGGCTGGCATGAGCCTGCAACTGAGCTGCAGTTTCTTGTAAATAAGAAAGCTTATGATAAGCTGCCTGAGAAATATAAAGAAATATTAAAAGTGGCAATGAAAACGGCAGCTTACGATATGTACATTCAGAATTACCATATGAGTGCAAATGCCTGGTCTACAATGAAGGAAAAATATCCGAATATCAAAGTAAAAACGTTTCCTGATGAAGTACTAAATGCAATGAAAGCTTCATACAATGAGCTGCTAAGCAAATATAAAAAAGAGAATGCTCTTTTTAAGGAGATTATGGAGTCCAAGGAAGCTTATCTGAAAAAAGCACGTGACTGGACTTATATCTCCGATTATCTCTATTTGAAATCCATGTCTGACACAGAATAA
- a CDS encoding TRAP transporter small permease subunit has translation MLIKIESFFNMISKFLGYLTAFATVLMVINVFVDAMGRYLFDWGSVGLQEMEWHLLSVVILLGIPYALMEEGHVRVDVIYDRLGHRKRAVINIIGTIIFIMTFSLLIASGSISFVVEAFVSGETSNDPGGLPYRWIVKSLIPFSFFLLAFMSIGYIVKNINLFRYGDGFQKTQKDDIQENL, from the coding sequence ATGCTTATAAAAATTGAATCTTTCTTTAACATGATTTCCAAATTTCTGGGTTATCTGACAGCTTTTGCGACAGTCTTAATGGTTATAAATGTTTTTGTTGATGCAATGGGGAGATATCTCTTTGACTGGGGGTCGGTGGGGCTGCAGGAGATGGAATGGCATTTGCTCTCTGTTGTTATACTTTTGGGCATACCTTATGCTCTGATGGAAGAGGGTCATGTTAGGGTTGATGTTATTTATGACAGGCTGGGGCATAGAAAGCGGGCGGTTATAAATATCATTGGAACGATTATTTTTATAATGACTTTTTCACTTCTTATTGCCTCGGGCTCCATAAGTTTTGTAGTCGAAGCTTTTGTATCCGGTGAAACAAGCAATGATCCTGGAGGTCTGCCATACAGGTGGATAGTAAAGAGTCTGATACCTTTTTCTTTCTTTTTATTAGCTTTTATGAGTATCGGGTATATTGTTAAAAATATTAACCTTTTCCGATATGGTGACGGTTTTCAAAAAACACAAAAAGATGATATCCAGGAGAACTTATAA
- a CDS encoding TRAP transporter large permease translates to MVGIVMFFAALLLLLFGFPVAFTFGGVSVIFAVIHGLVEVIPFGGTIWEGVQEGMSMFSFMPFRLYAIMTNKLLMAVPLFIFMGLILQKSNLAERLLESMGSLFGNMRGGMAISTVLVGALLAASTGVVGASVVAMGIISLPVMLKYNYNKELSTGTICAAGTLGQIIPPSIVLIILGDVFQLPVGDVFKAAFIPGLWLVGSYLVYIIVISFFKKEVAPPIVLENRGNKIQQIIKALIDILPPLILIVLVLGSIFAGIATPTESAAVGCFGAVILALLYRQFSYGMVKQTALETVKITVMVYTILIGATAFSMVFVYTGGDAIVRDVLLQLPGEKYGFIIFSMIAILILGFFIDFIEISYIIVPILLPVADHIGLNPLWFAILIAMNLQTSFLTPPFGFSLFYLKGVSPPSVRTVHIYRGVVPFITIQVIVLLILAFYPQLFFLSSG, encoded by the coding sequence ATGGTTGGTATTGTTATGTTTTTCGCAGCACTGCTGCTGCTTTTATTCGGGTTTCCCGTTGCATTTACATTTGGCGGTGTTTCTGTAATTTTTGCAGTAATACATGGTCTTGTTGAGGTTATACCTTTCGGAGGCACGATTTGGGAAGGGGTACAGGAAGGGATGAGTATGTTTTCTTTTATGCCCTTTCGTTTGTATGCAATAATGACAAATAAGCTGCTGATGGCTGTCCCTCTTTTTATCTTTATGGGACTTATACTGCAAAAATCCAACTTGGCTGAAAGGCTGCTGGAGTCTATGGGCTCACTTTTTGGAAATATGCGGGGCGGTATGGCTATCAGTACGGTCTTAGTGGGTGCACTGCTTGCAGCTTCCACCGGAGTTGTCGGTGCCAGTGTTGTTGCAATGGGAATAATTTCCCTTCCTGTAATGCTTAAGTACAATTATAATAAAGAACTTTCTACGGGTACAATATGTGCTGCCGGCACATTGGGCCAAATTATTCCGCCTTCAATAGTTCTGATTATTCTCGGAGATGTTTTCCAGCTTCCTGTGGGAGATGTGTTTAAAGCTGCTTTCATCCCCGGATTATGGCTGGTGGGATCTTATCTTGTTTACATAATTGTTATCTCTTTTTTTAAAAAAGAGGTGGCACCTCCCATTGTTCTTGAAAACAGAGGCAACAAAATTCAGCAGATTATTAAAGCGCTCATTGATATTCTTCCGCCGTTGATACTCATCGTCCTTGTTTTAGGCTCTATCTTTGCAGGCATTGCAACTCCGACTGAATCTGCAGCGGTGGGTTGTTTCGGAGCAGTCATACTGGCATTGCTTTACAGACAGTTTTCTTACGGAATGGTTAAGCAGACAGCTCTTGAAACGGTTAAAATTACAGTAATGGTCTATACAATCCTTATCGGCGCTACTGCATTTTCAATGGTTTTTGTCTATACGGGCGGAGATGCTATTGTCAGGGATGTGCTGCTTCAGCTTCCCGGTGAGAAATACGGGTTCATTATTTTTTCAATGATAGCTATATTAATTCTCGGCTTTTTCATCGATTTCATTGAAATTTCATATATTATTGTTCCAATTCTTCTTCCTGTGGCTGATCATATCGGATTGAATCCGTTATGGTTTGCAATATTGATTGCAATGAATCTTCAGACGTCGTTTTTGACACCTCCTTTTGGATTCAGCCTGTTCTACCTGAAAGGGGTTTCTCCGCCTTCTGTCAGAACCGTTCATATATACAGAGGGGTGGTACCGTTTATTACAATCCAGGTTATTGTACTGCTGATTTTGGCATTTTATCCTCAACTGTTTTTTCTGAGCTCCGGATAG
- a CDS encoding TRAP transporter substrate-binding protein produces the protein MFLEDFMGMMKKLLYSMLIILLVASAGFTAEKKVRWKLAMTWGPTLHPLSDTAEHMAEIVKELSDGNFVINIDASNVHKAPFGIFDMVKLGQYEMGHTASYYYKGKNIAFLPLTTMPFGMTAPEQYAWFYYGGGVELMQEAYAKHGMLAFPGGNTGNQMGGWFTKKINSLKDLQGLKMRIPGFAGQIMSKLGVTVTNIPPGELYTALERGTVDAVEWTGPGMDINMGFHKIAKYYYTGWHEPGSEVEFLINEKEYNKLPEKYKKILKIAMKTAAYDMYIQSYEMNAEAWQQMKEKYPDIKVKVFPEEVLKEMKTAYDSLVASYEKESPMFKKIMKSKRAYLDKVRDWTHISDYLYLKSTSESNLK, from the coding sequence ATGTTTTTGGAGGATTTTATGGGAATGATGAAAAAATTGTTGTACTCTATGCTTATTATCTTGCTTGTTGCTTCTGCAGGGTTTACAGCGGAGAAAAAAGTTCGATGGAAACTGGCAATGACCTGGGGACCAACACTGCATCCGCTTTCTGATACTGCGGAGCATATGGCGGAAATTGTTAAGGAACTCAGTGACGGTAATTTTGTAATTAATATTGATGCTTCCAATGTGCATAAAGCCCCTTTCGGTATTTTTGATATGGTAAAACTCGGTCAGTATGAAATGGGGCACACCGCTTCATATTATTATAAGGGCAAAAATATTGCTTTTCTGCCCCTTACTACCATGCCTTTCGGTATGACTGCTCCGGAACAGTATGCATGGTTTTATTACGGAGGCGGAGTTGAGCTTATGCAGGAAGCTTACGCTAAGCATGGAATGCTGGCTTTCCCCGGTGGTAACACGGGAAATCAGATGGGCGGATGGTTTACCAAGAAAATCAATTCTCTGAAGGATCTACAGGGGCTGAAAATGCGTATTCCCGGATTTGCCGGTCAGATTATGTCCAAACTTGGTGTTACGGTTACCAATATACCTCCAGGTGAGCTTTACACAGCACTTGAAAGGGGCACAGTTGATGCTGTTGAATGGACAGGCCCCGGTATGGACATAAACATGGGTTTTCATAAAATTGCCAAATATTATTATACAGGCTGGCATGAGCCGGGTTCTGAAGTGGAATTTCTCATAAATGAAAAGGAATACAATAAATTGCCTGAAAAATATAAAAAGATACTCAAAATAGCTATGAAAACAGCGGCGTACGATATGTATATTCAAAGCTATGAAATGAACGCCGAAGCGTGGCAGCAGATGAAAGAAAAGTATCCTGATATTAAGGTGAAAGTATTTCCCGAAGAAGTGCTTAAAGAAATGAAGACTGCTTATGACAGTTTGGTTGCCAGTTATGAGAAAGAATCTCCGATGTTCAAAAAAATTATGAAGTCTAAAAGGGCTTATCTGGATAAAGTGCGTGACTGGACTCATATATCCGACTACTTATACCTGAAGTCAACATCAGAATCCAACCTAAAGTAA
- a CDS encoding TerC family protein translates to MDILLDPNIWASLLTLTVLELVLGVDNVVVISIFSSKLPVHEQKKALKLGITIALLTRILMLLSLFALSKITQPLFSLFGNTFSAREIVLLGGGLFLLFKGTKEIHALVEEDTEVKEEKVLATMGKVVAQIVLMDLVFSLDSVITAIGISDNVIIMIIAISIAMVLMLVAAESIAGFIEKHLSIKMLALSFLLLVGVSLVAEGFHFEIPKGYLYFGMGFSGFVEIMSLVAKKKKKEYAH, encoded by the coding sequence GTGGATATTTTACTGGATCCTAATATTTGGGCAAGTCTTCTTACGTTAACGGTTCTGGAACTTGTGTTGGGAGTTGATAATGTAGTGGTAATAAGTATTTTTTCATCAAAATTGCCGGTACACGAGCAAAAAAAAGCACTAAAACTCGGTATAACCATAGCACTATTAACCAGAATTCTTATGTTATTGAGCCTTTTTGCTCTCAGTAAAATCACTCAGCCTTTATTTTCCCTTTTCGGTAATACGTTTTCTGCAAGAGAGATTGTCCTGTTAGGAGGCGGGCTGTTTTTGCTGTTCAAGGGTACCAAGGAAATACATGCTTTGGTGGAGGAAGACACTGAGGTAAAAGAGGAAAAGGTCCTGGCGACCATGGGAAAAGTTGTCGCACAAATCGTTCTTATGGATCTTGTTTTTTCTCTGGATTCTGTAATTACCGCAATCGGTATATCAGATAATGTTATTATAATGATAATTGCTATAAGTATAGCCATGGTTTTGATGTTAGTTGCTGCAGAATCAATTGCGGGTTTCATAGAAAAACATCTTTCTATAAAAATGCTTGCTCTTAGTTTCTTGCTCTTAGTGGGAGTCAGTTTGGTGGCAGAGGGATTTCATTTTGAAATTCCCAAAGGGTATTTGTATTTCGGCATGGGTTTTTCCGGTTTTGTGGAAATAATGTCTTTAGTAGCTAAAAAGAAAAAGAAAGAATACGCGCATTAA